One segment of Ricinus communis isolate WT05 ecotype wild-type chromosome 8, ASM1957865v1, whole genome shotgun sequence DNA contains the following:
- the LOC8270899 gene encoding F-box protein SKIP5, with protein MEKAEKGKWKRKKKEGDNCRINNLDDGCLMHIFSFLSPIPDRYNTALVCHRWHFLACHPRLWLRVDRSIKDTSQPGVFPSIEMAVSAARPGDTILISAGGSHLASNIQINKPLCLIGGGELPDETMLLCSRGSDSALEFLSTCKLANLTVKAELGCCLLHRSGKLTIDSCVLQCESDPLDYLSCPIVSTAGKHEVLSAPMKTNGDSVTVSQTRIEGGAKAVLTNGDLVLQRVRVIYSRTYVYFWFDVGHK; from the exons ATGGAGAAGGCAGAGAAAGGAAAGTGGAAGCggaaaaagaaggaaggagATAATTGTAGAATTAACAATCTCGATGATGGTTGTCTTATGCACATTTTCAGCTTCTTATCCCCAATTCCag ATCGGTATAACACCGCCCTCGTTTGCCACAGATGGCATTTCTTGGCATGTCACCCTCGCCTATGGCTCCGAGTAGACCGGTCTATCAAAGATACATCTCAACCTGGAGTCTTCCCCAGCATTGAGATGGCTGTGTCTGCTGCTAG ACCTGGTGACACCATTCTTATCTCAGCGGGTGGAAGTCATCTTGCctcaaatattcaaataaacaAACCACTCTGCCTG ATTGGTGGAGGTGAGCTTCCTGATGAAACAATGCTCTTATGCTCTCGAGGTTCAGACAG TGCATTGGAGTTCCTGTCAACTTGCAAATTGGCAAACCTTACGGTGAAAGCAGAGCTCGGTTGCTGCTTGCTTCATAGAAGTGGAAAGCTTACGATAGATAGCTGCGTACTTCAGTGTGAGTCAGACCCTCTGGACTACCTGTCATGCCCAATCGTGAGTACCGCTGGAAAGCATGAGGTATTATCTGCCCCAATGAAAACTAATGGTGATAGTGTTACTGTTTCTCAAACTCGGATTGAAGGAGGTGCCAAGGCTGTTCTTACAAACGGGGACCTGGTCTTGCAGCGAGTTCGAGTCATCTACTCTCGAACTTATGTTTATTTCTGGTTCGATGTAGGACATAAATGA